A stretch of Desulfobacter hydrogenophilus DNA encodes these proteins:
- a CDS encoding hydroxyacylglutathione hydrolase family protein, translating to MDIQQFKYGADNLGYLVYSENSSIAIDPGAPDEMVKFASEKKIPIDIVTNTHTHADHTQGNNALIKMTKARFIDCTTLSHGQVLDLKNATGLEVMLTPGHTMESLCFKGGGFIVTGDTLFNATVGNCFSGDLEAFFNSLKQLMALPGDTLVYAGHDYVLDSLKYAKIIEPDNPNLNEYTAAYNPDHVVSRLSDEFKVNPYLRFNTSSIIERLKEKNLPRETQFQRFSSVMEVF from the coding sequence TTGGATATTCAACAGTTTAAATACGGTGCGGACAATCTGGGTTATCTGGTTTACAGTGAAAATTCCTCTATTGCCATTGATCCCGGGGCCCCAGATGAGATGGTAAAATTTGCCTCAGAGAAAAAGATTCCCATTGATATTGTCACCAACACCCACACCCATGCCGACCACACCCAGGGAAACAATGCTCTTATTAAAATGACGAAAGCGCGTTTTATTGACTGTACAACGCTTTCACATGGTCAGGTTCTTGACCTGAAAAACGCAACCGGACTTGAGGTGATGCTGACACCCGGACATACAATGGAATCGCTTTGTTTCAAAGGGGGTGGCTTTATTGTAACCGGTGACACGTTGTTTAATGCCACGGTTGGTAATTGTTTTTCAGGCGACCTTGAAGCCTTTTTTAACTCTTTAAAGCAGTTGATGGCACTGCCGGGGGATACCCTGGTGTATGCCGGACACGATTATGTTCTTGACTCTTTGAAATATGCCAAAATTATTGAACCGGATAACCCGAATTTAAACGAGTACACGGCTGCATACAATCCGGACCATGTTGTTTCCCGTCTGTCTGATGAATTTAAGGTAAACCCCTATCTGCGTTTTAATACGTCATCCATAATTGAACGGCTTAAAGAAAAAAATCTGCCGAGAGAAACCCAATTTCAAAGGTTTTCCTCTGTTATGGAAGTGTTCTAA
- a CDS encoding GNAT family N-acetyltransferase, giving the protein MRTEKLKGLEIKLVHTVPVEEFQALYQDAGWWQDEYKISDAFLRRIPEKSALFAGAFLKKKLIGMGRALSDLCSDAYIQDVVVLSDYQKLGIGSMIVTFLIQELKKREVDWIGLIGEPGTRAFYENLGFRQMRDYIPFKLE; this is encoded by the coding sequence ATGAGGACAGAAAAGCTTAAGGGGCTTGAGATAAAACTTGTGCACACAGTGCCTGTGGAGGAGTTTCAGGCCTTATACCAGGACGCCGGATGGTGGCAGGACGAGTATAAAATATCAGATGCCTTTTTGCGCCGGATTCCTGAAAAATCAGCATTGTTTGCGGGTGCTTTTTTGAAAAAAAAATTAATTGGAATGGGGCGGGCCCTTTCCGATCTGTGTAGTGATGCTTATATTCAAGATGTGGTCGTGCTGTCTGACTATCAAAAACTTGGTATCGGCAGCATGATTGTGACTTTTTTGATCCAGGAACTTAAAAAAAGGGAAGTGGACTGGATTGGATTAATCGGTGAGCCGGGAACACGTGCATTTTATGAAAATTTGGGATTCCGGCAGATGAGGGATTACATCCCCTTTAAACTTGAATAA
- a CDS encoding cytochrome c3 family protein: MKIKILMITWLLFICGGISMVFSYPADAGEDIVRMDTSAFDRLRRPAAVFDHDSHNEAAQIDDCAVCHHAWENGKLVPDESREDTPCSESHGLIVGVQNPMPLANAFHAQC, encoded by the coding sequence ATGAAGATAAAGATTTTGATGATTACATGGCTACTTTTTATTTGTGGCGGGATCTCAATGGTATTTAGTTATCCGGCAGATGCCGGGGAGGATATTGTCCGCATGGACACTTCAGCATTTGACCGGCTGAGACGTCCTGCAGCGGTGTTTGATCACGATTCACATAATGAAGCTGCACAAATAGATGATTGTGCTGTTTGCCATCATGCATGGGAAAACGGGAAACTTGTGCCCGATGAATCCAGAGAGGATACGCCCTGTTCGGAAAGCCACGGTCTTATTGTCGGAGTGCAAAACCCAATGCCCTTAGCCAATGCTTTTCATGCCCAGTGCTGA
- the speE gene encoding polyamine aminopropyltransferase, with protein MTNSGIIHKGWFSEVCPMWEGIAVSLKVDELLYSKKSRFQQIDLYQTLSHGRMLVLDGIIQLTERDEFSYQEMMAHLPLFSHPHPENILVIGGGDGGVLREINRHKDVRFIDFCEIDEEVINVSKRFLPSIACGFDDPRVTVHINDGAAFVREHPGCYDVIIVDSSDPVGPGEVLFENQFYQDLKYALKPGGLIATQGESFFLHPDWVEKLMGITRSLFPIYAYANIIVPTYTGGHICVCMGSLGPKLRAPARSVPEVLQSQLKYYSSEVHRAAFVLPYFAEKMLKGKGI; from the coding sequence ATGACAAATTCAGGTATTATACATAAAGGATGGTTTTCAGAAGTTTGCCCCATGTGGGAAGGCATTGCCGTTTCCCTGAAAGTAGATGAACTTCTTTACAGTAAAAAAAGCCGGTTCCAGCAGATTGATCTGTACCAGACCCTTTCCCACGGACGGATGCTGGTGCTTGACGGTATCATTCAGTTAACCGAGCGAGATGAGTTTAGTTATCAGGAAATGATGGCGCATCTGCCCCTGTTTTCACACCCTCACCCTGAAAATATACTTGTCATTGGTGGGGGGGATGGCGGCGTTTTGCGTGAGATTAATCGTCACAAGGATGTCCGCTTTATAGATTTTTGTGAAATTGATGAAGAGGTCATTAACGTTTCAAAACGGTTTTTGCCCTCCATTGCCTGTGGATTCGATGATCCCAGGGTTACTGTTCATATCAACGACGGGGCTGCTTTTGTCCGGGAACACCCTGGTTGTTATGATGTAATTATTGTTGACTCCTCGGACCCGGTTGGCCCTGGAGAAGTTTTGTTTGAAAATCAGTTCTACCAGGATTTAAAATATGCGCTTAAGCCCGGCGGCCTGATTGCCACCCAAGGTGAATCCTTTTTCCTACACCCTGACTGGGTTGAAAAATTGATGGGCATTACACGGTCTTTGTTCCCCATATATGCCTATGCAAACATTATTGTCCCCACATATACCGGTGGTCACATCTGTGTGTGCATGGGGTCTTTGGGGCCCAAACTCAGGGCGCCAGCGCGTTCAGTGCCCGAAGTACTTCAGTCTCAACTTAAATACTATAGTTCAGAAGTGCACCGTGCGGCCTTTGTGCTTCCCTATTTTGCAGAAAAAATGCTGAAAGGCAAAGGTATATGA
- the speD gene encoding adenosylmethionine decarboxylase: MLDKNKKRAVYCPDPSFALGRHITIEYYDCASNVLLDKDGVESILLKAARESGATIISSSFHQFEPQGVSGVVIIAESHFTVHAWPEHNYAAVDIFTCADNIDLDTAIHSIEAQLSSQRVFISSDQNRGILQPGFGGCTPNSDEKVMDRRTLPIAWKKVCENAHPWGMSTSVDLYDCSPDKIKDPDAIKNFVGRVCGQLGIVDIENAPLVYYDETETAAGFSMKQSIETSGISGHFAHATNAAYLDIFSCNTYEPRELAEFSLSYFRGSHYKMQVALRQ; encoded by the coding sequence TTGCTTGATAAAAATAAAAAGCGGGCAGTCTATTGTCCTGATCCAAGTTTTGCCTTGGGTCGACATATTACCATCGAATACTACGATTGCGCATCCAATGTTCTGCTTGATAAGGACGGGGTTGAATCAATTCTGCTTAAAGCGGCCAGAGAAAGTGGGGCCACAATAATCAGCAGTTCCTTTCATCAGTTTGAACCCCAGGGCGTGTCCGGCGTGGTGATTATCGCAGAATCCCATTTTACGGTTCACGCCTGGCCCGAGCATAATTATGCGGCAGTAGATATTTTTACATGTGCGGACAATATTGATCTGGACACAGCTATTCATTCCATAGAAGCACAGCTTTCATCCCAGCGGGTCTTTATTTCCTCGGATCAAAATAGGGGGATACTGCAGCCTGGGTTTGGAGGTTGTACGCCAAACAGCGATGAAAAGGTGATGGATAGACGAACACTTCCCATAGCCTGGAAAAAAGTTTGCGAAAATGCACACCCCTGGGGAATGTCCACATCTGTTGACTTATATGACTGCAGTCCTGATAAGATAAAAGATCCGGACGCGATAAAAAATTTTGTGGGCCGGGTGTGTGGACAGCTTGGTATCGTCGATATAGAAAATGCACCTTTGGTTTATTATGATGAAACCGAAACCGCAGCTGGTTTTTCAATGAAACAATCCATTGAAACATCCGGGATATCCGGACATTTTGCCCATGCAACGAATGCGGCATACCTGGATATTTTTTCCTGCAATACATATGAGCCCCGTGAGTTGGCAGAATTTTCCCTGTCATATTTTCGGGGCAGCCACTACAAGATGCAGGTGGCTTTAAGACAATAG
- the rpoD gene encoding RNA polymerase sigma factor RpoD translates to MAEKTSKCEQGVMMIGKDEMRRLIKKGEETGVLSFAEINDAISEDLQSFEQIDDIIIQFQKLGIELVGDRGEEGAAMKPGKAKNPKKTARLSKSKKVKSSGSRKGNDDEDDTKKKGKKGTLSSGRERSDMEFGAVTDPVKMYLKEMGMVTLLSREGEIEIAKKIEVGERDVLRAMLDCPLALNTIFMYGKKMEEKAMRPKHVLRDVDEGDGVVDEVTKQEKFLESLARIRNLHDQNQSCRDELENIRKGTKKHSSLGEQIDSNTEEIFELLKSWRFESNVIDNIEKSIRNTITWFKTVDNLLARCAKTFNVQPSTMMKQTKDPAVFVEWAMSRREITPDRATILFNDIKALCDQITEKNDLVKGSVDDLNAIVQGIEIGRRKADAAKRELVRANLRLVVSIAKKYTNRGLQFLDLIQEGNIGLMKAVDKFEYRRGYKFSTYATWWIRQAITRAIADQARTIRIPVHMIETINKLIRTSRYLVQEMGKEPSPEEIAEKMEIPIDKVRRVLKIAKEPISLETPIGEEEDSHLGDFIEDKKFSIPSEAAIDLSLAEQTRKILATLTPREEKVLRMRFGIGEKSDHTLEEVGKDFTVTRERIRQIEAKALRKLRHPTRSKKLKTFIEN, encoded by the coding sequence ATGGCAGAAAAGACCAGCAAATGTGAGCAAGGCGTGATGATGATCGGCAAAGACGAAATGCGCAGGCTCATCAAAAAGGGAGAGGAGACAGGCGTCCTGTCCTTTGCCGAAATAAATGACGCCATTTCAGAGGATTTGCAATCCTTTGAACAGATAGATGATATTATTATTCAGTTTCAGAAACTGGGTATTGAATTGGTTGGTGACAGAGGCGAGGAAGGGGCTGCCATGAAACCGGGTAAGGCCAAAAATCCCAAAAAAACGGCCCGGTTATCAAAGAGCAAAAAAGTCAAAAGCTCCGGGTCCCGTAAGGGTAATGATGATGAAGATGATACGAAGAAGAAAGGTAAAAAGGGAACTCTTTCTTCCGGGCGTGAACGTTCCGACATGGAATTTGGTGCCGTCACTGATCCGGTGAAGATGTATCTTAAAGAGATGGGTATGGTAACCCTGCTCAGTCGTGAAGGTGAGATTGAGATTGCCAAAAAAATAGAGGTCGGGGAACGGGATGTACTGCGGGCTATGCTGGATTGTCCTTTGGCGTTGAACACCATTTTTATGTACGGTAAAAAAATGGAAGAAAAGGCCATGCGTCCCAAGCATGTGCTCCGAGACGTGGACGAGGGAGACGGGGTGGTTGATGAAGTCACCAAACAGGAAAAATTTCTTGAATCCTTAGCCCGGATAAGAAATTTGCATGACCAGAATCAGTCCTGTCGTGACGAGCTTGAAAACATTAGGAAAGGTACAAAAAAACACAGCAGTCTTGGAGAACAGATTGACAGCAACACCGAAGAAATTTTTGAGCTGCTTAAAAGCTGGCGATTTGAATCCAATGTCATTGATAATATTGAAAAGAGTATCAGAAACACAATCACTTGGTTTAAAACCGTGGACAATCTGCTTGCCAGGTGTGCAAAAACGTTTAATGTCCAGCCCAGTACCATGATGAAACAGACAAAAGACCCGGCTGTTTTTGTTGAATGGGCCATGTCCAGACGCGAAATTACCCCGGATCGTGCTACTATTCTTTTTAATGATATTAAAGCGTTGTGCGATCAGATTACCGAAAAAAATGATCTGGTCAAAGGCAGCGTGGATGACCTTAATGCAATTGTTCAAGGGATTGAAATAGGTCGTAGAAAAGCGGATGCCGCCAAACGTGAACTGGTCCGCGCCAACCTACGGCTTGTGGTAAGTATTGCCAAAAAATATACCAATAGGGGACTGCAGTTCCTTGATTTGATCCAGGAAGGCAATATCGGTTTGATGAAGGCCGTGGATAAATTTGAGTATCGCCGGGGATATAAGTTTTCTACATATGCCACCTGGTGGATCCGCCAGGCCATTACCCGTGCCATTGCAGACCAGGCCAGAACCATCAGGATTCCGGTTCATATGATTGAAACCATTAACAAGCTGATTCGTACCTCCCGGTATTTGGTTCAGGAGATGGGTAAGGAACCTTCCCCTGAAGAAATTGCCGAAAAAATGGAAATTCCCATTGATAAGGTTCGGCGGGTGCTTAAGATAGCCAAGGAGCCTATTTCCCTTGAAACACCCATTGGTGAGGAAGAAGACAGCCATCTTGGAGATTTCATTGAGGATAAGAAATTTTCTATTCCTTCCGAGGCCGCCATTGATTTAAGCCTTGCCGAACAGACGCGTAAAATACTGGCAACGCTGACGCCTAGGGAGGAAAAAGTCTTAAGGATGCGTTTTGGTATCGGAGAAAAGTCTGATCATACCTTAGAAGAAGTTGGAAAGGATTTTACCGTTACAAGGGAGCGTATTCGTCAGATTGAGGCCAAGGCGTTGCGTAAGCTGCGTCACCCGACCAGGAGTAAAAAGTTAAAAACATTTATAGAAAATTAG
- a CDS encoding putative metalloprotease CJM1_0395 family protein, whose amino-acid sequence MDIQAAKINSYYTYQSALEQGSDLISASPDSGSWTQESQVSQALPLPDGEEQGDSVSLTQEDEAAQKEGQPSKSDTESVLTPDEKLLVEKLKKVDSEVRAHEMAHIAAGSEYITSGATFSYQQGPDGEKYAVGGEVSIDTSPEPGDPEATLQKMRRVRAAALAPADPSSQDLKVASNAASQAAKAMAEITQLVADEQANQMEPAVSDYTRQQVSDAYAKTGSMPNQDIQNSFHIAV is encoded by the coding sequence ATGGATATTCAGGCTGCAAAAATAAACAGCTATTATACATATCAGTCCGCCCTTGAACAGGGCTCTGATCTGATATCTGCGTCCCCCGATTCCGGGTCCTGGACACAGGAGTCACAGGTCAGCCAAGCCCTTCCCCTACCTGACGGTGAAGAACAAGGCGATTCGGTTTCCCTGACCCAGGAAGACGAGGCGGCGCAGAAAGAAGGCCAGCCATCAAAATCCGATACAGAGTCCGTGCTTACCCCGGACGAGAAGTTACTCGTTGAAAAACTTAAAAAAGTTGATTCTGAAGTTCGGGCCCATGAAATGGCCCATATTGCCGCAGGCAGCGAATACATTACCTCTGGTGCCACCTTTTCTTACCAGCAGGGCCCTGACGGGGAAAAATATGCAGTGGGCGGAGAGGTTAGTATTGACACATCTCCCGAGCCTGGAGATCCAGAGGCAACATTACAGAAAATGCGGCGGGTGCGTGCCGCAGCACTGGCTCCTGCTGACCCATCCTCCCAGGATTTAAAAGTAGCATCCAACGCTGCATCCCAGGCGGCAAAAGCCATGGCTGAAATCACACAGCTTGTGGCAGATGAGCAGGCCAACCAAATGGAGCCTGCAGTATCCGACTATACCCGGCAACAGGTTTCCGATGCATATGCCAAAACAGGCAGCATGCCCAACCAGGATATCCAAAATTCATTCCACATTGCTGTCTGA
- a CDS encoding flagellar basal body rod C-terminal domain-containing protein, whose amino-acid sequence MNMTVQSNASALQAFSNQMLVSSNNVANSQSDEFKADRAYNVEAENGQVQTSVSETQASAPMVEDPLKTDGSLKELSNTDIAEEMIVQIQVQNGFDANAKMIQAYDEITGTLLDTIG is encoded by the coding sequence ATGAATATGACCGTCCAAAGCAATGCTTCAGCTTTACAGGCATTTTCAAACCAGATGTTGGTCTCTTCAAATAATGTTGCCAACTCCCAGTCAGACGAGTTTAAGGCGGACAGAGCGTATAATGTCGAAGCTGAAAATGGACAGGTACAAACTTCCGTTTCCGAAACCCAAGCAAGCGCGCCTATGGTTGAAGATCCCCTCAAAACTGACGGATCCTTAAAGGAATTATCCAATACAGACATTGCAGAGGAAATGATTGTACAAATTCAAGTCCAGAACGGTTTCGATGCCAACGCAAAAATGATTCAAGCCTATGATGAGATCACCGGAACCCTATTGGACACCATTGGATAA
- the hisB gene encoding imidazoleglycerol-phosphate dehydratase HisB, which produces MSRQAEVSRQTKETRINIRLNLDGQGTAEISTGIPFFDHMLTAFTVHGFFDLRISATGDLDVDYHHTVEDTGLVLGQAIQQALSEKGGIHRFGDASVPMDESLSRVTIDLSNRPYLVYNIPDHLKSRGAFDAYLAREFFQAVCVKGGFNLHINTLYGENEHHVLESIFKAFGRSLHTATRPISQVSGALSTKGCL; this is translated from the coding sequence ATGAGTCGACAAGCTGAGGTGTCAAGGCAGACCAAGGAAACCCGGATAAATATCCGGCTGAATCTGGACGGACAGGGAACTGCTGAGATCAGCACAGGCATTCCTTTTTTTGATCACATGCTTACCGCGTTTACAGTCCATGGTTTTTTTGATCTTCGAATTTCAGCCACAGGCGATCTTGACGTGGATTACCATCATACTGTAGAGGATACGGGGCTTGTCCTAGGGCAGGCGATCCAGCAGGCATTGTCTGAAAAAGGGGGTATCCATCGGTTTGGTGACGCAAGCGTTCCCATGGATGAATCCCTGTCCCGGGTCACCATTGATTTGTCCAACCGCCCTTATCTTGTTTACAATATTCCCGACCATTTAAAATCCCGTGGGGCTTTCGATGCGTATCTTGCCCGGGAATTCTTCCAGGCAGTTTGTGTCAAAGGCGGATTTAATCTGCATATTAATACTTTGTACGGTGAGAATGAGCATCACGTCCTTGAATCCATATTCAAGGCGTTTGGCCGGTCTTTGCATACTGCAACCCGTCCGATTTCTCAGGTATCAGGCGCATTGTCCACTAAGGGATGTTTATAG
- a CDS encoding DUF2156 domain-containing protein, producing MICHSQQPAAYDTPPIIGNSADDLQTEPSILKPGEFDLGTRSLILDFLGHYPPCSCEYSFVNLFCWQNLYRYSWFFYENSLVIHDDRSQTLFMPIGEDLEPDELFALSKKAVAAGLSGNIGLVPESYVAIWPDIDRYFSITSDRDAADYVYLTEDLAELKGNKLHKKKNLISQFKRAYPAHSIVPINEENCKDLMQFERRLLAGMPSISSSLVEESDAMTMAFSHWNDLGLSGLILLVEDEIAAFAVFSPLSSDTWDVHFEKADVSFKGAAQMINYETANFLEGTARYINREQDLGIPGLRQAKLSYAPHALIEPYFLVPKLDLRSH from the coding sequence ATGATATGTCATAGCCAACAACCAGCCGCCTACGATACGCCGCCAATAATCGGTAACAGTGCGGATGATCTGCAGACCGAACCAAGTATACTAAAGCCCGGGGAATTTGATCTGGGAACCCGTTCCCTGATACTTGATTTCCTGGGCCATTACCCACCCTGTTCATGTGAGTACAGCTTTGTCAATCTTTTTTGCTGGCAGAACCTGTATCGCTATTCATGGTTTTTTTATGAGAACAGCCTGGTTATTCATGACGATCGAAGCCAGACCCTGTTCATGCCCATAGGAGAGGACCTGGAGCCTGACGAATTGTTTGCGCTGTCCAAAAAGGCTGTTGCAGCAGGACTGTCTGGAAATATTGGACTGGTGCCGGAATCTTACGTGGCGATCTGGCCGGATATAGATCGTTATTTCAGTATTACATCTGACCGGGATGCGGCAGATTATGTTTATCTGACAGAGGACCTGGCAGAGTTAAAAGGTAATAAATTGCATAAGAAAAAAAATCTTATTTCCCAGTTTAAGCGGGCGTATCCGGCGCATTCTATAGTTCCCATAAATGAAGAGAATTGTAAGGATCTCATGCAGTTTGAACGTCGCCTGCTTGCCGGCATGCCTTCTATTTCCAGTTCTCTGGTTGAAGAATCCGATGCCATGACCATGGCCTTTTCCCACTGGAACGATCTGGGCTTAAGCGGACTGATACTGCTGGTTGAAGATGAAATAGCGGCTTTTGCTGTTTTCAGCCCCCTGTCCTCTGATACCTGGGATGTTCATTTTGAAAAAGCCGATGTTTCTTTCAAGGGTGCTGCCCAGATGATTAACTATGAGACTGCTAATTTTTTGGAAGGAACCGCACGATATATCAACCGGGAACAGGATCTTGGAATACCGGGATTACGCCAAGCCAAACTGTCATATGCCCCCCATGCGTTGATTGAACCATATTTTTTGGTGCCTAAGCTGGACTTAAGATCCCATTAG
- a CDS encoding C40 family peptidase, whose protein sequence is MPEVKTPDSPRNQSELPGQSNKPVYKKNSPRPDSQPEPKVKIARTAPVGKTRQTIIQTAMTAVGKPYRWGGLSPKGFDCSGLVVYAYKKIGIHVPRTAKAQFKKSTSITRRNIKPADLVFFSVPRRRGGVHVGIYIGKGLFVHAPGRGRKVKHASLNNIYFKQHFIKAGNFLKKDAG, encoded by the coding sequence ATGCCTGAAGTAAAGACCCCGGACAGCCCGAGGAATCAGTCTGAACTTCCCGGGCAATCTAATAAGCCTGTTTATAAAAAAAACAGCCCCCGGCCGGACTCACAACCAGAACCAAAAGTTAAAATCGCCAGGACAGCCCCTGTCGGCAAAACGCGTCAGACAATTATCCAGACGGCCATGACTGCCGTGGGTAAACCCTATCGCTGGGGCGGTCTTTCTCCCAAAGGGTTTGACTGCTCAGGGCTAGTGGTATATGCCTACAAAAAAATCGGGATTCATGTGCCAAGAACAGCCAAAGCTCAGTTCAAAAAGAGCACATCAATTACCCGTCGAAACATCAAACCCGCAGACCTGGTTTTTTTTTCCGTACCCAGAAGAAGAGGGGGCGTTCATGTAGGGATTTACATCGGCAAAGGGCTATTTGTCCATGCACCGGGCAGGGGGCGCAAGGTGAAACACGCCTCATTGAACAATATTTACTTCAAACAGCATTTCATTAAAGCCGGAAATTTTTTAAAAAAAGACGCTGGATAA
- the dnaG gene encoding DNA primase, producing MMIPEEKIAEIIAASDIFDIVSEAVILKKSGRNFFGLCPFHSEKSPSFSVNPDKQIFHCFGCGVGGNVLSFVMKYHGISFPEAARMLARKYNIVIETQKMSPEQRKAVHTRESLFRLNKRVMQVYAGFLKDTLKGDCARQYLERRGTSKQIIEQFQLGYSPDAWDAIVNILKKEKVARGVAVSSGLVLEKKQKNGFYDRFRNRLMFPIFDINMQVAGFGGRVMDDSMPKYMNSPESPVYSKSRILYGLHAAKQACRRQGQVFIVEGYFDFLSLYQHGIKNSVASLGTALTREHVRILKGYATTMTLVFDSDEAGIKAAKRSIDIFVQEGIDTRILVLPENNDPDSYVMAHGGDAFLKLADTAKTVMQFLLQLALDTYGTSVEGRIKVLDEMKRHLAMIQDYAVRSIYVRELAETLNIDEKAVLAKVKNAYEKQVNRQARGPLIPDVDDTSKSVLESDPREKQILSMMLHWPELISVAVEKKVLPSFYSKQLERLGRLIIDNGTNTQNIVSAVMARVETDEDRQLIASMAMEDYTGVQDSAQTFAVLVNRVIKIKNKTDRVIVSELTKAKEGCDVDVIALLKLKQQQIRQLHNS from the coding sequence ATGATGATCCCTGAAGAAAAAATTGCAGAAATTATAGCTGCCTCGGATATATTTGATATTGTCTCCGAGGCAGTTATTTTAAAAAAGTCAGGCAGAAATTTTTTTGGTCTGTGTCCCTTTCATTCCGAAAAGTCACCTTCTTTTTCCGTTAATCCTGATAAGCAGATTTTTCATTGTTTTGGGTGCGGTGTCGGTGGCAATGTCTTGTCATTTGTTATGAAATATCATGGGATCTCCTTTCCAGAAGCTGCAAGGATGCTGGCCAGAAAATACAACATTGTCATTGAGACCCAAAAAATGAGTCCGGAACAGCGCAAAGCCGTTCATACCCGGGAATCTCTTTTTCGTCTGAATAAGAGGGTGATGCAGGTATATGCAGGTTTTTTAAAGGATACTTTAAAGGGTGATTGTGCTAGGCAGTATCTTGAACGGCGGGGAACCAGTAAACAGATTATTGAGCAGTTTCAGCTTGGATACTCCCCTGATGCCTGGGATGCTATTGTTAATATTTTAAAAAAAGAGAAGGTTGCCAGAGGGGTTGCGGTCAGTTCCGGGTTGGTGCTGGAAAAAAAACAGAAAAATGGGTTTTACGACAGATTTCGAAACCGGCTGATGTTTCCTATTTTTGATATCAACATGCAAGTGGCCGGATTCGGCGGCCGGGTCATGGATGATAGCATGCCCAAATACATGAACTCTCCGGAAAGCCCGGTATACAGTAAAAGCCGTATCCTTTACGGATTGCATGCGGCAAAACAGGCGTGCCGCAGGCAGGGTCAGGTATTTATTGTGGAAGGTTATTTTGATTTTCTTTCCCTTTATCAGCATGGGATTAAAAATAGTGTGGCAAGCCTTGGTACAGCCTTAACCCGGGAACATGTCAGGATTCTTAAAGGCTATGCAACGACCATGACCTTGGTTTTTGATTCTGATGAAGCAGGCATAAAGGCGGCCAAAAGAAGCATTGATATTTTTGTTCAGGAGGGGATTGATACACGGATTCTGGTTCTTCCGGAAAACAATGATCCCGACTCCTATGTCATGGCCCATGGCGGGGATGCTTTTCTTAAGCTTGCAGATACTGCCAAGACAGTTATGCAGTTTCTGCTCCAGTTGGCCCTGGATACCTACGGTACTTCTGTTGAGGGGCGTATAAAAGTTTTGGATGAGATGAAGCGACACCTGGCGATGATTCAGGATTATGCCGTTCGTTCAATCTATGTTCGTGAACTTGCTGAGACACTGAACATTGATGAAAAGGCTGTTCTTGCAAAAGTAAAGAATGCTTATGAAAAGCAGGTAAACAGACAGGCCCGGGGCCCTTTGATTCCTGACGTTGATGACACTTCTAAAAGCGTTTTGGAATCAGATCCAAGGGAAAAACAGATCCTTTCCATGATGCTTCACTGGCCTGAACTGATTTCTGTGGCTGTGGAAAAAAAGGTGCTTCCTTCCTTTTATTCAAAGCAGCTTGAGCGGCTTGGCCGTTTAATCATTGACAACGGAACGAACACACAAAATATTGTGAGTGCGGTTATGGCCCGGGTTGAAACCGATGAAGATCGGCAGTTGATAGCATCCATGGCTATGGAAGATTATACCGGGGTTCAGGATTCGGCGCAAACGTTTGCTGTCTTGGTCAACCGGGTCATAAAAATAAAAAATAAAACAGACAGAGTGATTGTCAGTGAATTAACAAAAGCAAAAGAGGGCTGTGATGTTGATGTGATCGCGTTGCTCAAACTTAAACAGCAGCAGATTAGGCAGTTACATAACAGTTAA